Proteins from one Mugil cephalus isolate CIBA_MC_2020 chromosome 15, CIBA_Mcephalus_1.1, whole genome shotgun sequence genomic window:
- the LOC125021241 gene encoding ankyrin repeat domain-containing protein SOWAHA-like, producing the protein MALTQEAVLSLLIAEGGKVKKSELVARFKGAIDCVDPAQKERNKDMFKTFVNDVACVKEIDGVRYVVLKKTYQRLVEGKQSEGSPEEKRGNGQSPETGEQQRPPAQEEKTEPSEDKPDGPCSEEDSESCDSLFPIEMALQRSKYPQLRVKKMLNFDIHKQDTDKPRATQSKPYALPLRMAPITSRVEVRHVKLDPENPPKSPILDQLRSKKRASSLETAPRSRSSSLGSPQLGRSAKSAAKASEEPRDTRIPSMVPLEQAEHEWMVKCATGHWSQVYGLLLRDVQLAEKRDFMSGFTALHWAAKCGNCEMLTKIMDVSRQKGIDVDVNVKTHGGYTPLHIAALHGQGYVITMLVKEYGADVTVRDDCGKKAYHYLGKDFPSEAVREMLGEPKAQQQQAQERPLSEREEPDLFPDLSKGLHSISRLFQPNVTAIKKKSKHRLGLYSLADEVIEEREETGFRPRLASDVFM; encoded by the coding sequence ATGGCTTTGACGCAGGAGGCCGTCCTGTCTCTGCTGATAGCGGAGGGCGGAAAAGTGAAGAAATCCGAGCTGGTGGCGAGGTTCAAAGGCGCAATAGACTGCGTCGATCCCgcacagaaagaaaggaacaagGACATGTTCAAGACGTTCGTCAACGACGTCGCATGCGTGAAAGAAATCGACGGAGTCCGCTATGTCGTGCTGAAGAAAACCTACCAGCGTTTAGTGGAAGGCAAACAGAGCGAGGGCAGCCCTGAGGAAAAGAGGGGGAATGGACAGAGCCCGGAGACAGGTGAGCAGCAGCGCCCACCTGCGCAGGAAGAGAAGACTGAACCCTCCGAGGATAAACCGGATGGACCCTGTTCAGAGGAGGACAGTGAAAGTTGTGACTCGCTTTTTCCTATAGAGATGGCGCTGCAGAGGAGCAAATACCCGCAGCTCAGAGTTAAAAAGATGCTCAACTTTGACATCCACAAGCAGGATACAGATAAACCCAGAGCCACCCAGAGCAAACCCTACGCCCTGCCTCTGAGAATGGCACCCATCACCAGCAGGGTCGAAGTACGCCATGTCAAGTTGGACCCAGAGAACCCTCCCAAAAGTCCAATCTTGGACCAGTTGAGGAGCAAGAAGAGGGCATCTTCGTTGGAGACGGCCCCCaggagcagaagcagcagcctCGGCTCACCCCAGCTGGGGAGGTCGGCGAAGAGCGCGGCGAAGGCGTCGGAGGAGCCCAGAGACACGAGGATTCCTTCCATGGTTCCCCTGGAGCAGGCGGAGCACGAGTGGATGGTTAAGTGCGCAACCGGCCACTGGAGCCAGGTTTACGGGCTCCTGCTCAGAGACGTCCAGCTGGCCGAGAAGAGGGACTTCATGTCAGGGTTCACCGCTCTGCACTGGGCAGCCAAGTGCGGGAACTGCGAGATGCTCACCAAGATCATGGACGTGTCCAGGCAGAAGGGAATTGACGTGGACGTCAACGTGAAAACGCACGGAGGGTACACTCCTCTGCACATCGCCGCCCTGCACGGCCAGGGCTACGTCATAACCATGCTGGTGAAGGAGTACGGAGCGGACGTCACGGTGAGGGATGACTGCGGGAAGAAGGCCTACCACTACCTGGGCAAAGACTTTCCTTCCGAGGCCGTGAGGGAGATGCTGGGCGAACCCaaagcgcagcagcagcaggcgcAGGAGAGGCCGctgagcgagagagaggagCCGGACTTGTTCCCGGATCTCTCCAAGGGCCTGCACTCGATAAGCCGCCTCTTCCAGCCCAACGTGACGGCGATCAAGAAGAAGAGCAAGCACAGGCTCGGGCTCTACTCCCTGGCCGACGAGGTCATCGAGGAGCGAGAGGAGACCGGCTTCAGACCCAGACTCGCCTCCGATGTTTTCATGTGA